A section of the Oncorhynchus nerka isolate Pitt River linkage group LG3, Oner_Uvic_2.0, whole genome shotgun sequence genome encodes:
- the LOC115108382 gene encoding uncharacterized protein C7orf57 homolog isoform X1, protein MNTDTDRRQNDNGVGNGDGDDDSTKAAPTSQIPGLSDDANNGPEERTKGRRTGVNESDSAYTKLAKQGGQRGKNGLLWHEETNLDTKPNSASSYKAPNWFSGSPKAQEQASPTESFQNYMSTNAPFGSDNKSTWERDFDDKEKISPNSQMENLSLASGKNEDAAGNFKKTPAAPLPIDGAEEISQKSQNSTPVNMSTLLSFGYLEDQKGAPNTHSSSSKE, encoded by the exons ATGAACACTGACACAGATCGCCGACAAAATGACAATG GCGTTGGcaatggtgatggtgatgatgattcaACAAAAGCTGCCCCGACTTCCCAGATTCCTGGGCTGTCTGACGATGCTAACAATGGTCCTGAGGAGAGGACTAAAGGACGCCGTACTGGAGTTAATGAGTCCGATTCTGCTTATACTAAACTGGCTAAACAAGGAGGACAGAGGGGTAAAAACG GTTTATTGTGGCACGAGGAGACCAATTTGGACACCAAACCTAATTCTGCATCATCTTACAAAGCTCCAAACTGGTTCTCTGGATCTCCAAAAGCTCAAGAGCAAGCAAG CCCAACCGAGAGCTTTCAAAACTACATGTCAACTAATGCTCCCTTTGGGAGTGATAATAAGTCAACTTGGGAAAGGGACTTTGATGACAAAGAGAAG ATCTCTCCCAACAGCCAGATGGAGAACTTGTCCTTAGCATCAGGAAAGAATGAAGATGCAGCAGGCAATTTCAAGAAAAC CCCAGCAGCCCCGCTACCAATTGATGGGGCTGAAGAAAT ATCTCAGAAATCTCAGAATTCGACCCCTGTCAACATGTCTACGCTCTTGAGCTTTGGCTATTTAGAGGACCAGAAAGGGGCACCAAATACGCATTCATCAA GTTCCAAGGAGTAG
- the LOC115108382 gene encoding uncharacterized protein C7orf57 homolog isoform X3: MNTDTDRRQNDNGVGNGDGDDDSTKAAPTSQIPGLSDDANNGPEERTKGRRTGVNESDSAYTKLAKQGGQRGKNGLLWHEETNLDTKPNSASSYKAPNWFSGSPKAQEQASPTESFQNYMSTNAPFGSDNKSTWERDFDDKEKISPNSQMENLSLASGKNEDAAGNFKKTSQKSQNSTPVNMSTLLSFGYLEDQKGAPNTHSSSSKE; encoded by the exons ATGAACACTGACACAGATCGCCGACAAAATGACAATG GCGTTGGcaatggtgatggtgatgatgattcaACAAAAGCTGCCCCGACTTCCCAGATTCCTGGGCTGTCTGACGATGCTAACAATGGTCCTGAGGAGAGGACTAAAGGACGCCGTACTGGAGTTAATGAGTCCGATTCTGCTTATACTAAACTGGCTAAACAAGGAGGACAGAGGGGTAAAAACG GTTTATTGTGGCACGAGGAGACCAATTTGGACACCAAACCTAATTCTGCATCATCTTACAAAGCTCCAAACTGGTTCTCTGGATCTCCAAAAGCTCAAGAGCAAGCAAG CCCAACCGAGAGCTTTCAAAACTACATGTCAACTAATGCTCCCTTTGGGAGTGATAATAAGTCAACTTGGGAAAGGGACTTTGATGACAAAGAGAAG ATCTCTCCCAACAGCCAGATGGAGAACTTGTCCTTAGCATCAGGAAAGAATGAAGATGCAGCAGGCAATTTCAAGAAAAC ATCTCAGAAATCTCAGAATTCGACCCCTGTCAACATGTCTACGCTCTTGAGCTTTGGCTATTTAGAGGACCAGAAAGGGGCACCAAATACGCATTCATCAA GTTCCAAGGAGTAG
- the LOC115108382 gene encoding uncharacterized protein C7orf57 homolog isoform X4, which translates to MNTDTDRRQNDNGVGNGDGDDDSTKAAPTSQIPGLSDDANNGPEERTKGRRTGVNESDSAYTKLAKQGGQRGLLWHEETNLDTKPNSASSYKAPNWFSGSPKAQEQASPTESFQNYMSTNAPFGSDNKSTWERDFDDKEKISPNSQMENLSLASGKNEDAAGNFKKTSQKSQNSTPVNMSTLLSFGYLEDQKGAPNTHSSSSKE; encoded by the exons ATGAACACTGACACAGATCGCCGACAAAATGACAATG GCGTTGGcaatggtgatggtgatgatgattcaACAAAAGCTGCCCCGACTTCCCAGATTCCTGGGCTGTCTGACGATGCTAACAATGGTCCTGAGGAGAGGACTAAAGGACGCCGTACTGGAGTTAATGAGTCCGATTCTGCTTATACTAAACTGGCTAAACAAGGAGGACAGAGGG GTTTATTGTGGCACGAGGAGACCAATTTGGACACCAAACCTAATTCTGCATCATCTTACAAAGCTCCAAACTGGTTCTCTGGATCTCCAAAAGCTCAAGAGCAAGCAAG CCCAACCGAGAGCTTTCAAAACTACATGTCAACTAATGCTCCCTTTGGGAGTGATAATAAGTCAACTTGGGAAAGGGACTTTGATGACAAAGAGAAG ATCTCTCCCAACAGCCAGATGGAGAACTTGTCCTTAGCATCAGGAAAGAATGAAGATGCAGCAGGCAATTTCAAGAAAAC ATCTCAGAAATCTCAGAATTCGACCCCTGTCAACATGTCTACGCTCTTGAGCTTTGGCTATTTAGAGGACCAGAAAGGGGCACCAAATACGCATTCATCAA GTTCCAAGGAGTAG
- the LOC115108382 gene encoding uncharacterized protein C7orf57 homolog isoform X2, protein MNTDTDRRQNDNGVGNGDGDDDSTKAAPTSQIPGLSDDANNGPEERTKGRRTGVNESDSAYTKLAKQGGQRGLLWHEETNLDTKPNSASSYKAPNWFSGSPKAQEQASPTESFQNYMSTNAPFGSDNKSTWERDFDDKEKISPNSQMENLSLASGKNEDAAGNFKKTPAAPLPIDGAEEISQKSQNSTPVNMSTLLSFGYLEDQKGAPNTHSSSSKE, encoded by the exons ATGAACACTGACACAGATCGCCGACAAAATGACAATG GCGTTGGcaatggtgatggtgatgatgattcaACAAAAGCTGCCCCGACTTCCCAGATTCCTGGGCTGTCTGACGATGCTAACAATGGTCCTGAGGAGAGGACTAAAGGACGCCGTACTGGAGTTAATGAGTCCGATTCTGCTTATACTAAACTGGCTAAACAAGGAGGACAGAGGG GTTTATTGTGGCACGAGGAGACCAATTTGGACACCAAACCTAATTCTGCATCATCTTACAAAGCTCCAAACTGGTTCTCTGGATCTCCAAAAGCTCAAGAGCAAGCAAG CCCAACCGAGAGCTTTCAAAACTACATGTCAACTAATGCTCCCTTTGGGAGTGATAATAAGTCAACTTGGGAAAGGGACTTTGATGACAAAGAGAAG ATCTCTCCCAACAGCCAGATGGAGAACTTGTCCTTAGCATCAGGAAAGAATGAAGATGCAGCAGGCAATTTCAAGAAAAC CCCAGCAGCCCCGCTACCAATTGATGGGGCTGAAGAAAT ATCTCAGAAATCTCAGAATTCGACCCCTGTCAACATGTCTACGCTCTTGAGCTTTGGCTATTTAGAGGACCAGAAAGGGGCACCAAATACGCATTCATCAA GTTCCAAGGAGTAG